The proteins below come from a single Edaphobacter acidisoli genomic window:
- a CDS encoding inositol-3-phosphate synthase, translating to MSTPGAANEAAASIKPAKGKLGIMIPGMGAVATTLIAGVEAVRRGLAKPIGSLSQMGTIRLGKRNEGRSPLIKDFVPLASLDDVVFTGWDIFGGNLYDAARTAEVLERDQLDQIRPFLESIEPMPAAFNQNYVKRLTPKKIKTGKNKCDLANQIRNDIAEFKTKTDRQVMIWAGSTEVFLEQSAVHQSLAAFEKGLVEDDPGISPSMLYAWAALKEGIPFANGAPNLTVDIPALNELSRKMNAPICGKDFKTGQTFIKTVLAPAFKTRMLGVSGWYSTNILGNRDGEVLDDPDSFKTKEESKLGVLDVILQPELYPDLYKDLYHKVRINYYPPRGDNKEGWDNIDIFGWLGYPMQLKVDFLCRDSILAAPLALDLCLFMDLAARTPSLRGLGIQEWLSFYFKAPDSAPGVYPEHDLFIQSMKFKNTLRHIMGEDLITHLGLDYYTHAE from the coding sequence ATGTCTACACCCGGAGCCGCCAATGAAGCAGCGGCCAGCATCAAGCCAGCAAAAGGAAAACTCGGTATTATGATTCCCGGCATGGGCGCGGTCGCGACCACGCTCATCGCCGGCGTCGAAGCGGTTCGCCGTGGACTTGCCAAGCCCATCGGTTCGCTCTCGCAGATGGGAACGATCCGGCTGGGCAAGCGCAACGAGGGTCGCAGCCCGCTGATTAAAGATTTTGTCCCGCTCGCCTCGCTCGACGATGTTGTCTTCACCGGCTGGGATATCTTCGGCGGCAACCTCTACGATGCCGCGCGCACCGCTGAGGTGCTTGAACGTGACCAGCTCGACCAAATTCGCCCATTTCTCGAATCCATCGAGCCGATGCCTGCGGCGTTCAACCAGAACTATGTGAAGCGGCTCACTCCCAAGAAGATTAAGACTGGTAAGAATAAGTGCGACCTAGCCAACCAGATTCGCAACGATATTGCCGAGTTCAAAACCAAGACGGACCGACAGGTGATGATTTGGGCTGGTTCGACGGAAGTCTTCCTCGAGCAGTCGGCAGTGCACCAGTCGCTGGCGGCGTTCGAAAAGGGACTCGTCGAAGACGATCCAGGCATCTCGCCTTCGATGCTGTATGCGTGGGCCGCGCTTAAGGAAGGCATTCCGTTTGCGAACGGGGCGCCAAACCTGACAGTGGACATTCCTGCGCTCAATGAGCTTTCGCGCAAGATGAACGCGCCTATTTGTGGCAAAGACTTCAAGACCGGTCAAACGTTCATCAAGACCGTGCTCGCGCCAGCATTCAAGACTCGAATGCTGGGGGTCAGCGGATGGTATTCGACCAACATCCTCGGCAATCGAGACGGCGAAGTGCTCGATGATCCTGATTCGTTCAAGACGAAGGAAGAGTCGAAACTCGGCGTGCTCGATGTCATCCTCCAGCCAGAGTTGTATCCCGATCTCTACAAGGACCTGTACCACAAGGTCCGGATTAACTACTATCCTCCGCGCGGTGACAATAAGGAGGGCTGGGACAACATCGATATCTTCGGCTGGCTCGGCTATCCGATGCAGCTCAAGGTGGATTTCCTCTGCCGCGATTCCATTCTTGCAGCACCGCTCGCACTCGATCTATGTCTCTTCATGGACCTGGCTGCGCGGACGCCTTCGCTGCGCGGACTGGGCATCCAGGAGTGGCTCAGCTTCTACTTCAAGGCGCCGGATTCGGCTCCGGGTGTCTATCCGGAACATGATCTCTTCATCCAGTCGATGAAGTTCAAGAACACGCTTCGCCACATCATGGGCGAAGATCTTATTACGCATCTTGGGCTGGACTACTACACCCATGCCGAGTAG
- the yihA gene encoding ribosome biogenesis GTP-binding protein YihA/YsxC yields the protein MRLNPVFMLSATDVAHFPSESKTANAPEVAFLGRSNVGKSSLINSLLGAKLAHTSSTPGRTRSINFFALYEGTGSKQKAQPSLIFADLPGYGYAKISKSISSEWPQFIEPYLTERETLALAICLVDTNIPPQASDTQLITFFKQMQRPFLVVGTKADRLSNNVLSKSLAALRQAHEVDEILPISAKTDAGTKVLWQHLMEVMD from the coding sequence ATGCGACTAAACCCTGTCTTCATGCTCTCAGCGACCGATGTCGCTCACTTCCCTTCCGAATCGAAGACCGCCAACGCGCCCGAGGTAGCCTTTCTTGGCCGCTCGAACGTGGGTAAGTCGTCGCTCATCAATTCCCTGCTCGGCGCAAAGCTGGCACATACCTCGTCGACACCTGGCCGCACACGCTCAATCAACTTCTTTGCGTTGTACGAGGGCACAGGCAGCAAGCAGAAGGCGCAGCCCTCGCTCATCTTCGCCGATCTGCCCGGCTACGGCTATGCAAAGATCTCGAAGTCCATCTCCTCTGAGTGGCCACAATTCATCGAACCGTACCTCACCGAGCGCGAGACACTCGCGCTCGCCATCTGCCTGGTCGATACAAACATTCCGCCGCAGGCCAGCGACACCCAGCTCATCACCTTCTTCAAGCAGATGCAGCGTCCATTCCTCGTCGTGGGTACGAAGGCTGACCGTCTCTCGAACAACGTGCTCTCCAAGTCGCTCGCCGCGCTCAGGCAGGCACACGAGGTTGACGAAATCCTTCCCATCTCCGCCAAAACCGATGCCGGGACCAAAGTCCTTTGGCAGCACCTGATGGAGGTAATGGATTAA
- a CDS encoding L-rhamnose mutarotase has protein sequence MPRHCLALDLKDDATAIAEYKRYHVKIWPEVKQSLFDAGIEDMEIYLLGTRMFMIMDVSDSFSLEAKAAADAVNQKVQEWETIMHRFQKQLPQSKADQWWVPMERVFTLAEQ, from the coding sequence ATGCCACGCCACTGTTTGGCTCTCGATCTGAAGGATGATGCAACGGCAATCGCTGAATACAAGCGCTATCACGTCAAGATATGGCCCGAAGTCAAACAGAGCCTGTTTGATGCGGGGATCGAAGATATGGAGATATATCTGCTTGGCACACGAATGTTCATGATTATGGACGTAAGCGACTCGTTTTCGCTCGAAGCCAAAGCGGCCGCGGACGCAGTCAACCAAAAAGTGCAGGAGTGGGAGACGATCATGCACCGCTTCCAGAAGCAACTCCCCCAATCCAAAGCAGACCAGTGGTGGGTCCCAATGGAGCGCGTCTTCACTCTCGCCGAGCAATAA
- a CDS encoding SDR family NAD(P)-dependent oxidoreductase: MTDSFRLENKLALVTGGASGIGAATCRELVQAGAHVYIADINLAAAQALADELINAQPVAMDVTSSASIASALNAIGQLDILVNNAGIGLVGDITRTSEEDFERVMKVNVSSVFLVTQAAFPKLLAAHGCIVNIGSVAGSVGVKQRLAYCTSKGAVQAMTRQIAVDYPKELRINCIAPGTVQTPFVEGYLEKYHKHEKEKVRAELVARQPIGRLGTPEDIASLVRYLCSREAEFINGAVIAIDGGWSAA, translated from the coding sequence ATGACAGATAGTTTTCGCCTGGAAAATAAATTAGCACTTGTCACTGGAGGAGCCAGCGGCATCGGAGCAGCAACCTGCCGCGAACTGGTTCAGGCTGGCGCGCATGTGTATATTGCCGACATTAATCTGGCCGCCGCACAAGCATTAGCTGACGAACTGATCAACGCACAGCCTGTCGCTATGGATGTGACCAGCTCAGCATCGATTGCATCAGCCCTCAATGCTATTGGGCAGTTAGACATTCTGGTCAACAATGCCGGTATCGGCCTGGTTGGCGACATTACCCGCACCAGTGAAGAAGACTTCGAGCGGGTCATGAAGGTAAACGTCAGCAGCGTCTTTCTCGTTACGCAGGCGGCGTTTCCTAAACTGCTTGCTGCACACGGCTGCATTGTGAACATTGGATCGGTTGCCGGTTCAGTTGGAGTCAAACAGCGCCTTGCCTATTGCACGAGCAAGGGTGCGGTGCAAGCCATGACTCGCCAGATCGCAGTTGATTACCCCAAAGAGCTGCGCATTAACTGCATCGCTCCGGGCACTGTTCAGACCCCATTTGTTGAAGGCTATCTGGAGAAGTATCACAAACATGAGAAGGAGAAGGTTCGTGCGGAACTTGTCGCACGTCAGCCCATCGGGCGCCTTGGTACTCCTGAAGATATTGCTTCACTGGTTCGATATCTCTGTTCCCGTGAAGCCGAATTTATCAATGGCGCTGTGATTGCGATCGATGGTGGCTGGAGCGCAGCCTAA
- a CDS encoding enolase C-terminal domain-like protein produces MKGKQLNETHITAVRVIDLRFPTSRSHIGSDAVNKDPDYSAAYCILETNTGLEGHGLTFTLGRGNDLVVQAVRYLSRYVVNRSLDSITSDLRGFARQLTDDTQFRWLGPEKGVIHLATGAILNAVWDLYARVEGKPLWKLLAEMEPRELVKAIDFRYIDDALNEQEALDLLTERRDCQKTRLALLERQGYPAYTTSVGWFGYSEEKIRRLAREALAEGWTHFKLKVGGEPADDLRRGHIIREEIGWTNKMMVDANQKWGVLEAIERTRQLAELKPWWMEEPTSPDDILGHARIRHEVPQVRIATGEHVHNRIMFKQMLQAGAIDVLQLDSCRVAGVNENLAILLMAAKFNVPVCPHAGGVGLCEYVQHLSAFDYLSVSTSLEDRVIEFVDHLHEHFLTPVHIRQGHYLLPMEPGYSIQIKQDSLTQFAYPDGEIWQEAFEEARSNGRA; encoded by the coding sequence ATGAAAGGGAAGCAGTTGAACGAGACCCACATTACCGCTGTCCGTGTCATCGACCTACGGTTCCCCACGTCGCGTAGCCACATCGGTTCCGATGCGGTTAATAAAGACCCAGACTATTCGGCGGCGTACTGCATTCTTGAGACGAATACGGGGCTCGAAGGGCATGGACTCACCTTTACGTTAGGCCGTGGCAACGATCTCGTTGTTCAGGCTGTGCGATACCTCTCTCGCTATGTAGTCAACCGTTCTCTCGATTCGATCACGAGTGATCTTCGCGGCTTCGCACGCCAGCTTACCGATGACACACAATTTCGCTGGCTTGGCCCGGAGAAGGGCGTCATTCATCTTGCTACTGGAGCGATCCTTAACGCGGTTTGGGACCTCTATGCGCGTGTCGAAGGCAAACCTCTCTGGAAGTTGCTGGCGGAGATGGAGCCTCGGGAGCTGGTTAAAGCGATTGACTTTCGCTATATAGATGACGCGCTTAACGAGCAGGAGGCGCTTGACCTGCTCACGGAGCGGCGAGATTGCCAGAAGACGCGGCTTGCGCTACTTGAGCGTCAGGGATATCCGGCTTACACCACTTCAGTTGGCTGGTTCGGATATAGCGAAGAAAAGATTCGCCGTCTTGCGCGCGAGGCATTGGCCGAAGGGTGGACGCACTTCAAATTAAAAGTGGGAGGCGAACCGGCGGACGATTTACGCCGTGGCCATATCATTCGCGAAGAGATCGGTTGGACGAACAAGATGATGGTGGACGCCAACCAGAAGTGGGGAGTGCTTGAAGCGATTGAGCGCACGCGCCAGTTGGCTGAGCTTAAGCCGTGGTGGATGGAAGAGCCTACCAGCCCCGACGATATTCTTGGTCACGCGCGCATTCGCCACGAAGTTCCGCAGGTGCGGATTGCTACCGGCGAGCATGTCCACAACCGCATCATGTTCAAGCAGATGCTTCAGGCCGGAGCCATCGACGTACTCCAACTCGACTCCTGCCGTGTGGCTGGCGTCAACGAGAACCTGGCCATCCTATTAATGGCTGCAAAGTTTAACGTTCCTGTCTGCCCTCACGCTGGCGGTGTCGGGCTGTGTGAGTATGTCCAGCATCTTTCCGCGTTCGATTACCTCTCTGTCTCCACATCGCTCGAAGATCGGGTCATCGAGTTTGTCGATCACCTCCATGAGCACTTCCTCACACCTGTCCATATCCGGCAAGGTCACTATCTTCTGCCTATGGAACCGGGTTACAGTATTCAAATCAAGCAAGATTCGCTGACGCAGTTTGCTTATCCAGACGGCGAAATCTGGCAGGAAGCTTTTGAGGAAGCAAGGAGCAACGGCAGAGCATGA
- a CDS encoding fumarylacetoacetate hydrolase family protein, giving the protein MKLVTFTTSTNPHPTPGALVNENEVVDLTAFGHASVLAFIEAGEQAFVDARANMAKLSRLPLAGVKLVAPIPRPPRIFAIGLNYQKHAAESNMQVQKVPTVFLKLSSSVVGPEHPIILPRISTQPDYEAEFAVVIGKPGYQIPANRAMEHVFGYTIVNDVSARDIQLATSQWTMGKSFPTFTPLGPAITTADEVADPHNLAISLTINGETLQSSNTNDLIFKIPALIEHLSSLTPLEAGDIISTGTPEGVGLGRKPQRWLKPGEEVVVTIEKLGSLRNRTQAE; this is encoded by the coding sequence ATGAAGCTGGTCACATTCACGACAAGTACCAATCCACATCCAACGCCAGGCGCACTCGTCAACGAAAATGAAGTGGTAGATCTGACTGCGTTCGGCCATGCATCCGTCCTTGCATTTATCGAGGCAGGTGAGCAGGCATTTGTCGATGCACGCGCCAACATGGCGAAGCTCTCGCGTCTTCCGCTCGCCGGGGTTAAGCTTGTAGCTCCTATCCCACGTCCGCCGCGCATCTTCGCCATTGGCCTGAATTATCAGAAGCACGCTGCCGAGTCGAACATGCAGGTGCAGAAGGTTCCCACCGTTTTCTTGAAGCTCTCAAGCTCCGTTGTTGGTCCGGAGCACCCAATTATCCTCCCCAGAATCTCCACTCAACCCGACTACGAGGCCGAGTTCGCTGTTGTCATTGGCAAACCTGGCTATCAAATCCCAGCGAATCGCGCGATGGAGCATGTCTTCGGCTATACCATCGTCAACGATGTCAGCGCGCGCGACATTCAGCTAGCGACCTCGCAGTGGACGATGGGGAAGTCGTTCCCGACGTTTACGCCGCTTGGGCCCGCGATTACAACTGCGGACGAAGTTGCGGATCCGCACAATCTAGCCATCTCACTTACCATCAATGGCGAGACGCTGCAAAGCTCCAACACCAATGACCTCATCTTCAAGATTCCCGCTTTGATCGAGCACCTTTCGAGCCTTACACCGCTCGAGGCAGGAGACATCATCAGCACCGGAACTCCTGAAGGAGTTGGTCTCGGCCGCAAACCGCAGCGCTGGCTTAAGCCTGGGGAGGAAGTCGTGGTCACGATTGAGAAGCTCGGTTCGCTCCGTAACCGCACGCAAGCCGAGTAG
- a CDS encoding DeoR/GlpR family DNA-binding transcription regulator, which produces MAAKTQARETQILHLLLQAGKSNVDDLASAVSASPASVRRDLIKLEQRGLVHRTHGSVELAGKMTYEPFRFDAAFPLREERFADEKRRIAIAAAEMVDQGDTIAISPGTTTTQVARSLRHREGIHIVTNAVNIGMEYSSLPHARVTLTGGSIRWPGSFSMVGATAYDSLQRLFFDKFFVGATGIHPQHGLTVIESDEALILGQMVKHAKQIIAVADASKLGMVSSNSVCSTRQIHTIITDDGVDPELVEAFRQQQVRVVVV; this is translated from the coding sequence ATGGCAGCTAAGACGCAAGCGCGTGAAACCCAGATACTGCACCTTTTACTTCAGGCCGGAAAGAGCAATGTGGACGACCTTGCATCAGCCGTGTCCGCATCGCCGGCTAGTGTACGAAGAGACCTGATCAAGCTGGAGCAGCGCGGTCTCGTACACCGCACCCATGGCAGCGTCGAACTGGCCGGCAAGATGACTTACGAGCCGTTTCGCTTTGATGCTGCGTTTCCCCTACGCGAAGAGAGGTTTGCTGATGAGAAGCGTCGTATCGCCATTGCTGCGGCTGAAATGGTCGACCAGGGCGACACAATCGCCATTTCGCCTGGCACAACGACAACACAGGTAGCGCGGAGTCTGCGCCATCGCGAAGGCATTCACATCGTCACCAATGCAGTGAACATCGGTATGGAGTATTCAAGCCTGCCCCATGCGCGCGTGACCCTGACAGGTGGTTCAATCCGTTGGCCAGGATCGTTCTCCATGGTCGGAGCAACTGCATATGACTCGCTGCAGCGTCTGTTCTTCGACAAGTTCTTCGTAGGTGCGACGGGGATTCATCCGCAGCATGGCCTGACTGTGATTGAATCTGATGAAGCTCTGATTCTCGGTCAGATGGTCAAGCACGCCAAACAGATCATCGCTGTTGCTGACGCGAGTAAGCTCGGGATGGTTTCGTCAAATAGCGTCTGCTCAACCCGACAGATCCACACGATCATCACCGATGATGGCGTAGACCCTGAACTGGTCGAAGCATTCCGGCAACAGCAGGTACGAGTCGTCGTCGTTTAG
- a CDS encoding TonB-dependent receptor: MKTARYRRYFSWLLAIVTVAAIVAMPAAWSQTVTGNITGEVTDSTGAVIPNAQVVAENAGTGVKTETSTNAAGAYTIRFLPIGQYQVTVKASGFAPQTLPQFSLEIAQTAKFNVQLNAGSVATTVQVSAETVPILNTNDDTLSSTFTANSIQNFPLNGLDFSAITLYVPGSVSTAGTSGTTSIERSTYFTDTINLNGNRAQANNYTLDGIDMNETFNNLISYSPAPDALQEIKVLAADTPVDYGNVNGAGVASVLKTGTNSFHGSLYGYVQDYRLNANSWQNKNQTPVIAINPFSQDQFGATLGGPIKRGKLFFFVDYLGSRHHVGGIGSESVFTQAMRNGDFSVLLQNGNSKQLYDPLNGFMPYANDQGIAIANPVAKFLFANPKLYPLPNATPTDGIVRSNYQAPQRSFNANNQGDIKLEYDATTEDRFTGFYSMSTAYDGNTPVLAISFNGVNLYPTKLFGVNWVHTFSSALINSARIGFTRTVWAQNFSIDSTGQFGDSGNSKVGIGFPNQAYAGYSGQSIGGGIFAGGNPVYGGGLIDNTYSYMDDLTWQHGRHLLSVGVQALRYQNNYPTANNNGYLGSLSYNGNFTSSPNDSNSGYGGADFLLDRVSSVAATLASVNVGQRQWRIAGYINDDYKLLPNLTVNIGGRYEIDEPWVESNNKTGNIDEATGQVLYAHVVPAGAPAGSGLCSNRGCYDYSFHQFMPRLGFAYQATPRLVVRGGYGASSFFEGNSSNQRLTSITPFIQAINVNLTQPTLTDVPTPLTAETAFQNPSSNGGTFNVYPKNIQPAYVQEWNLTTEYALSSSLSLQVGYLGEQGQHIEDYGNLNQYRVNGDPTSAPYYNNKYIGVNSALGIGSNSLLVTESRAMMNYNALQAVLRQRLSHGLEYTLNYTYSKAMTNSLGNYGLEVNGFSGAFQNYYDSAADYGPAGYDVRHNVSGNLTYAVPVGRGQLYLNGVNRIVDEVIGGWRLGAGWVAYSGFPETLTTSANNNSNSYGSVRPNQYRKLKIVNRSIDNWFGTDPSATPCTTPGVDNGVCAFGAPATNTFGSSRNGAVRGPGFLDAGISAMKDFHTYREQVIGFRFDAFNAFNIVSYGNPDTGINDTSFGQIAQQNSIRSTERHLQFSAHYRF, encoded by the coding sequence ATGAAGACAGCACGGTATCGCAGATATTTCAGTTGGCTATTAGCCATAGTCACGGTGGCGGCAATTGTGGCGATGCCTGCTGCCTGGTCGCAGACTGTGACCGGAAACATTACAGGTGAGGTCACCGACTCTACCGGCGCCGTTATCCCTAATGCCCAGGTCGTCGCAGAAAATGCAGGCACGGGTGTAAAAACCGAGACCTCAACGAATGCCGCCGGTGCGTATACGATCCGCTTTCTTCCAATCGGTCAATACCAGGTCACTGTGAAGGCAAGTGGATTTGCGCCCCAGACTCTTCCGCAGTTTTCTTTGGAGATCGCTCAGACAGCGAAGTTCAATGTGCAGTTGAATGCCGGAAGCGTGGCGACGACGGTGCAGGTATCGGCAGAGACGGTGCCGATCCTCAATACCAATGACGACACACTGAGCAGCACCTTTACCGCTAATTCAATCCAAAACTTTCCATTGAACGGCCTCGACTTTTCCGCGATTACGCTTTACGTTCCCGGCTCTGTGAGCACGGCCGGTACAAGCGGAACGACCAGCATCGAGCGCAGCACCTACTTCACGGACACGATCAATCTCAACGGTAACCGCGCCCAGGCGAATAATTACACACTGGACGGCATCGACATGAACGAGACGTTCAACAACTTGATTTCCTATAGTCCCGCGCCGGATGCGCTCCAAGAGATCAAGGTGCTGGCTGCAGACACTCCGGTGGATTATGGCAATGTGAATGGAGCCGGAGTCGCGAGCGTTCTCAAGACTGGTACCAATAGCTTTCATGGCTCACTCTACGGCTATGTCCAGGACTATAGACTGAACGCCAACTCATGGCAGAACAAGAATCAAACCCCCGTCATCGCGATCAATCCGTTCTCCCAGGACCAGTTCGGCGCAACGCTCGGTGGCCCAATCAAGCGCGGCAAGTTGTTCTTCTTTGTCGACTACCTTGGCTCTCGTCACCACGTTGGTGGCATCGGCTCTGAGAGCGTATTTACGCAGGCAATGCGCAACGGCGATTTTTCTGTTCTGTTGCAGAATGGAAATTCAAAGCAGCTGTACGATCCGCTGAATGGCTTTATGCCATATGCGAACGATCAGGGAATTGCAATCGCTAATCCTGTAGCGAAGTTCTTGTTTGCGAATCCCAAGTTGTATCCCCTACCGAATGCGACACCGACCGACGGAATTGTACGCAGCAATTATCAAGCTCCGCAACGTAGCTTCAACGCTAACAATCAGGGCGACATCAAGCTCGAATATGATGCCACCACAGAGGACCGGTTTACTGGCTTCTATTCCATGTCTACGGCATACGATGGAAATACCCCTGTGTTGGCCATCAGCTTTAATGGAGTGAATTTGTACCCAACCAAGCTGTTTGGCGTGAACTGGGTGCACACGTTCTCATCGGCGCTGATTAACTCTGCACGCATTGGATTCACGCGCACGGTCTGGGCACAGAATTTCTCGATCGACTCGACCGGCCAGTTTGGAGATTCAGGCAATTCCAAAGTAGGCATTGGCTTTCCGAACCAGGCGTACGCCGGATATTCGGGCCAGAGTATTGGCGGCGGCATTTTTGCGGGTGGTAATCCAGTCTACGGTGGTGGCCTGATCGACAACACATACAGCTATATGGACGACCTGACATGGCAGCACGGCCGCCATTTGCTGAGCGTTGGCGTCCAGGCACTGCGCTATCAGAACAACTATCCGACGGCCAATAACAATGGCTATCTTGGATCGCTCTCGTACAACGGCAACTTTACCTCAAGCCCCAACGATAGCAACTCCGGTTATGGCGGAGCGGACTTTTTGCTGGATCGTGTCAGCTCAGTCGCCGCGACGCTGGCCAGCGTGAATGTCGGACAACGCCAGTGGCGCATTGCTGGATACATCAACGATGACTATAAGTTGCTTCCCAACCTTACTGTGAACATTGGGGGCCGCTATGAGATCGACGAGCCGTGGGTTGAGTCGAACAACAAGACTGGAAATATCGACGAGGCCACTGGCCAAGTGCTATATGCGCATGTTGTTCCCGCGGGAGCGCCGGCAGGGTCGGGGCTGTGCAGCAATCGCGGCTGCTACGACTATAGCTTCCACCAGTTCATGCCGCGTCTTGGGTTCGCATATCAGGCGACTCCTCGGTTAGTGGTTCGCGGAGGCTACGGCGCGAGCAGCTTCTTTGAAGGGAACTCCTCCAATCAGCGTTTGACGTCGATCACTCCCTTCATTCAGGCCATCAACGTCAACTTAACCCAGCCGACATTGACCGATGTACCAACGCCTCTGACTGCAGAGACAGCCTTCCAAAATCCCAGCAGCAATGGAGGTACGTTCAACGTCTATCCGAAGAACATCCAGCCAGCCTATGTGCAGGAGTGGAACCTGACGACGGAGTATGCGTTGAGCAGTTCTCTGTCGCTACAAGTTGGGTATCTCGGAGAGCAAGGCCAGCATATCGAAGACTACGGCAACCTGAACCAGTATCGGGTCAACGGAGATCCGACTTCGGCGCCGTATTACAACAACAAATACATTGGCGTGAATTCGGCCCTGGGCATTGGATCGAACTCACTACTCGTTACGGAGTCGCGGGCGATGATGAACTACAACGCCCTCCAGGCCGTTCTGCGGCAGCGACTGAGCCACGGGCTCGAATACACACTGAACTACACGTATAGCAAAGCTATGACGAACAGCCTCGGTAACTATGGGTTGGAGGTTAACGGCTTTAGTGGCGCGTTTCAGAACTACTATGACAGCGCGGCAGACTATGGTCCAGCAGGCTATGACGTGAGACACAACGTGTCCGGCAATCTAACCTATGCGGTGCCGGTTGGCCGCGGTCAGTTGTACCTGAACGGTGTCAACCGCATTGTTGACGAAGTTATAGGCGGATGGAGGTTGGGCGCGGGCTGGGTAGCATACTCTGGCTTCCCTGAGACGCTGACCACCAGCGCCAACAACAACTCCAACAGCTATGGCAGCGTGCGGCCGAATCAGTACAGGAAACTGAAGATCGTCAATCGTTCCATCGACAACTGGTTTGGTACTGATCCATCGGCAACGCCCTGTACGACCCCGGGAGTGGACAATGGTGTCTGTGCCTTTGGCGCTCCAGCGACGAACACGTTCGGTAGTTCCAGGAATGGCGCTGTTCGTGGCCCAGGCTTCCTCGACGCTGGAATTTCGGCGATGAAGGACTTCCATACCTATAGAGAACAAGTGATCGGCTTCCGGTTCGATGCGTTCAATGCGTTCAATATTGTCAGCTATGGAAACCCAGACACGGGCATCAACGATACCAGTTTTGGTCAAATAGCTCAGCAGAATTCGATACGGTCAACGGAGCGGCATCTACAATTCTCCGCACATTACCGGTTCTAA
- a CDS encoding N-acetylglucosamine kinase gives MAFYLGVDAGGTKTQYVLGDEQQVLGRVQGGTIKRMRADAATTTRNLDKALSELAALTGVSLRSVTRTCIGAAGITVPLVTDWMREAFGERVGGSLVLVGDVEIALDAAFFGGSGVLVLAGTGSNVAGRSVSGRVTTAGGWGPVLADQGSGHRIGVQALRDTFLALDEERSTELLPEILGLWGLADATELVAYANKIPAPDFSALAPLVASCAERGDGVARGVLSREAGELAHLALLVIGRLRREAPPEWVPEVAFTGSILERVGPVRRGIVERLERELPSVKTLPGVVDPALGALWRARVG, from the coding sequence TTGGCGTTTTATTTAGGTGTGGATGCGGGAGGTACGAAGACTCAATACGTACTGGGCGACGAGCAGCAGGTGCTTGGGCGGGTCCAGGGGGGGACCATCAAGCGGATGCGCGCTGACGCGGCGACCACTACCCGTAATCTGGATAAGGCGCTCTCCGAGCTTGCTGCGCTGACCGGAGTTTCCTTGCGGTCGGTGACGCGGACGTGCATCGGAGCGGCGGGGATCACGGTGCCGCTGGTGACGGATTGGATGCGGGAGGCATTCGGTGAGAGGGTTGGTGGTTCGCTGGTCCTCGTCGGTGATGTGGAGATTGCGCTCGATGCGGCGTTCTTCGGTGGGTCGGGGGTGCTGGTGCTTGCGGGGACGGGGTCGAACGTTGCGGGCCGCTCGGTCTCGGGTCGGGTGACGACGGCGGGTGGATGGGGGCCGGTGCTTGCGGACCAGGGGTCGGGTCACCGGATTGGGGTTCAGGCGCTGCGGGATACGTTCCTTGCGCTGGATGAGGAGCGGTCGACCGAGCTGCTGCCGGAGATCCTCGGGTTGTGGGGACTGGCGGATGCGACGGAGTTGGTTGCGTACGCGAACAAGATTCCGGCTCCGGACTTTAGTGCGCTCGCGCCGCTGGTGGCGTCGTGTGCGGAGCGGGGTGACGGGGTGGCGCGGGGAGTGCTGAGTCGAGAGGCGGGTGAGTTGGCCCACCTGGCGCTTCTGGTGATCGGGCGGCTGCGGCGGGAGGCTCCGCCGGAGTGGGTTCCGGAGGTGGCGTTCACGGGGAGCATCCTGGAGCGGGTCGGTCCGGTGCGGCGGGGGATTGTGGAGCGGCTGGAGAGGGAGTTGCCTTCGGTGAAGACGCTGCCGGGGGTGGTGGATCCGGCGCTGGGAGCGCTGTGGAGGGCGAGGGTCGGTTGA